One window of Chryseobacterium sp. JJR-5R genomic DNA carries:
- a CDS encoding ComEC/Rec2 family competence protein, translated as MKLNKQPLLILVFCFILGILFQDWFFLDKNNVFCIIGFCLAVLISTFLKPYTVYKIKPYLLGCMFFGIGIILHFYNSSFIVQGDLPAQDKTIVFRISRKLNSNEKNRKYEAAVQAGKEYFNAVLYVPKSEKPLDFNYYYKTQAYLSKPRSPRYDFQFDYAKYLKRKNIDYQCYINGTVIYAKRNDLSLNEKFSQRRAEVLQNIDKTEISPVSREFLKGIILADRTEIDAQTVQDFNRSGLVHFLAISGTHIVVIFGLFYLMLTKILPLRFRKYAIISSLVFIWLFTAFIGFGSSVVRSGIMITVYFVYVMLQRKPDLLHSLSLSAFIILIFDTQQVFDVGFQLSFLAVLGIFWLNRPILKCFPKQDHWFKKIVFNTVSISLSAQLATLPLVLYYFHQFSLISIIANFFIVPFSEIIIVLSFAMTALIAVGLDFHLINTVYDFIIQVLLKVIHWFAGFDTVFFENISMNLTEVVSLLIIIYLLRFVVLHLNFRNSARLLMAVLAFFILRTGFTLYENQKTEILVHEFSKNKILSVKKGDKACFWITESTDRQKIVQFIINPYRASRRLRNVEVRYLPASAKGVVYNGKTYSLN; from the coding sequence TTGAAATTGAATAAACAGCCGCTTCTTATTCTCGTTTTTTGTTTTATCCTCGGGATTTTATTTCAGGACTGGTTTTTCCTGGATAAAAATAATGTTTTCTGCATTATCGGGTTTTGCCTGGCTGTTTTAATCTCTACTTTCCTGAAGCCTTACACAGTCTATAAGATAAAACCTTATCTGCTGGGATGCATGTTCTTCGGAATAGGGATTATCCTGCATTTTTACAATTCTTCTTTTATTGTTCAGGGTGATCTTCCTGCTCAGGATAAAACCATTGTTTTCAGGATTTCCAGGAAGCTCAATTCAAATGAAAAGAACAGGAAATATGAAGCGGCAGTACAGGCTGGGAAAGAATATTTCAATGCGGTTTTGTATGTTCCGAAAAGCGAAAAGCCATTGGACTTTAATTATTATTATAAAACACAGGCTTATCTGTCGAAACCACGGTCTCCCCGATATGATTTCCAGTTCGACTATGCAAAATATCTCAAACGCAAAAATATTGATTATCAGTGTTACATCAATGGTACCGTGATATACGCCAAAAGAAATGATTTAAGCCTGAATGAAAAATTTTCTCAGAGAAGGGCAGAGGTGCTGCAGAACATTGATAAAACAGAAATATCTCCGGTATCACGGGAATTTTTAAAAGGCATTATCCTTGCGGACCGTACGGAAATTGATGCCCAGACTGTTCAGGATTTCAACAGGTCCGGATTGGTACATTTCCTGGCAATCTCCGGAACGCATATCGTGGTGATTTTCGGATTGTTTTATTTGATGCTTACTAAAATTTTACCCTTAAGGTTCAGGAAATATGCCATTATTTCAAGCCTGGTTTTTATATGGCTTTTTACGGCATTTATTGGTTTTGGAAGTTCAGTTGTACGTTCGGGCATCATGATTACGGTTTATTTTGTGTATGTTATGCTTCAGCGCAAGCCTGACCTGCTGCATTCTCTGTCGCTTTCGGCATTTATTATTCTGATTTTTGATACACAGCAGGTTTTTGATGTGGGATTTCAATTGAGCTTTCTGGCTGTTCTCGGAATCTTCTGGCTGAACCGGCCGATACTGAAATGTTTCCCGAAACAGGATCACTGGTTTAAGAAAATAGTATTCAATACCGTTTCTATTTCACTGTCTGCACAGCTGGCAACGCTTCCTTTGGTTCTGTATTATTTCCACCAGTTTTCACTGATATCAATTATTGCCAATTTTTTTATTGTTCCGTTTTCAGAAATAATTATTGTCCTGTCTTTTGCCATGACAGCCCTCATAGCCGTGGGTCTTGATTTTCATTTAATCAATACGGTTTACGATTTTATCATTCAGGTGCTGCTGAAAGTAATCCATTGGTTTGCCGGTTTTGATACGGTATTTTTCGAGAATATTTCAATGAACCTGACTGAGGTTGTATCCCTGCTGATCATTATTTACCTGCTAAGGTTTGTAGTTCTGCATTTAAACTTCAGGAATTCTGCCAGGCTGCTGATGGCTGTTCTTGCTTTTTTTATCTTGAGGACCGGCTTCACCCTCTATGAAAACCAGAAAACGGAAATCCTGGTTCACGAATTTTCAAAAAACAAAATACTGTCCGTAAAGAAAGGGGATAAAGCGTGTTTCTGGATTACGGAAAGCACCGACCGGCAGAAAATAGTACAATTTATCATTAATCCTTACAGAGCTTCACGCAGGCTGAGAAATGTTGAGGTCAGATATCTTCCGGCCTCCGCAAAAGGTGTTGTATATAACGGCAAAACATATTCTCTAAATTAA
- a CDS encoding S41 family peptidase has translation MKKYLVIPLLAMYVASFAQNTSYNLNFEKTDNDLPVSWDIFGDGKAKVFADTAEKQEGKFAAAIESDESEGFEALSFTLPENYAGKKITLSGYIKTENVTDGFAGLWMRIDPQIAFDNMQNRGIKGTTPWTKYEITLTMSPENSKKIVLGALLSGKGKMWVDNLKVSIDGKDIKNAKVFEKKVTVIDTDKEFDNSSKINNINLDQNNISNLKNLGLIWGYLKYYHPNIAAGKYNWDYELFRILPKINGVSATERDQVLANWINGLGTFQTEKAPSQNEKDIKMKPDLDWITNSGFSKDLEEKLLQLKEARRPKVNHYVDFVSGVKNPDFKNEKAYENMIFPDEGFRLLALYRYWNMIQYYFPYKNLIDEDWKGVLQEFIQTFLNAKNETEYTLASLEIIARIHDTHAGIWGNNKVLEKYFGEKYPPVKVIFAENQLIVNDFYNDSLSKEGGLQKGDAITGINGESVENIIKNRLKYTPASNYPTQLRNIAYNILKSNSGKIELTISRNGNTEAKTIKTYTSKELNYKKQEKEFFKMLDNNVAYVYMGSVDSKKLDEVFGQIKNTKGLVIDFRNYPSDFVTVKMGKLLKQNSTEFVKFTNTDNSQPGLFTFTSSQKIPGSGNNYYKGKIAILINEITQSSAEYHTMAFRTAPNSKVFGSITAGADGNVSDIVLPGNISTMISGIGVYYPDGTETQRIGIVPDVEVKPTVDGIKNNRDEVLEKAVDWIEE, from the coding sequence ATGAAAAAATACCTCGTTATCCCCTTACTGGCAATGTATGTTGCCTCTTTTGCCCAGAATACTTCATACAATCTGAATTTCGAAAAGACCGATAATGACCTTCCGGTAAGCTGGGATATTTTTGGCGACGGAAAAGCAAAAGTTTTTGCCGATACTGCCGAAAAACAGGAAGGAAAATTCGCTGCTGCCATTGAGTCTGATGAAAGTGAAGGTTTCGAAGCCCTTAGTTTTACCCTTCCGGAAAATTATGCAGGTAAAAAAATTACCCTTTCAGGATACATCAAAACTGAAAATGTTACCGATGGCTTTGCCGGGCTTTGGATGCGCATCGATCCTCAGATTGCTTTCGACAATATGCAGAACAGAGGGATTAAGGGCACTACTCCATGGACGAAATATGAAATAACCCTTACGATGTCTCCCGAAAATTCCAAGAAAATTGTTTTGGGAGCTCTTTTAAGCGGGAAAGGAAAAATGTGGGTTGATAATTTAAAAGTAAGTATTGACGGAAAAGATATTAAGAATGCAAAAGTTTTCGAAAAGAAAGTAACCGTAATAGATACAGATAAAGAATTTGATAACAGTTCCAAAATCAATAACATTAATTTAGATCAAAACAACATCAGTAACCTGAAAAATCTCGGTCTGATCTGGGGATATTTAAAGTATTACCATCCTAATATTGCGGCAGGAAAATACAACTGGGATTATGAACTGTTCAGGATCCTGCCAAAAATCAATGGGGTATCTGCGACCGAAAGAGATCAGGTTCTGGCAAACTGGATTAATGGATTGGGAACTTTCCAGACCGAAAAAGCACCTTCTCAAAATGAGAAAGATATAAAAATGAAACCGGATCTGGATTGGATTACTAATTCAGGGTTCTCAAAAGACCTTGAAGAAAAACTGTTACAGCTTAAAGAGGCAAGGAGGCCGAAAGTAAACCATTATGTGGATTTTGTCAGCGGTGTTAAAAATCCTGACTTCAAAAATGAAAAAGCTTACGAAAATATGATATTTCCCGATGAAGGGTTTCGCCTGCTGGCCCTTTACAGATACTGGAATATGATTCAATATTATTTCCCTTATAAAAACCTCATCGATGAAGACTGGAAAGGTGTTTTACAAGAATTTATTCAGACATTTCTAAATGCAAAAAACGAAACGGAATATACGCTTGCATCACTTGAAATTATCGCAAGAATTCACGATACCCACGCCGGAATATGGGGAAACAACAAAGTACTGGAAAAGTATTTTGGCGAGAAATATCCTCCTGTAAAAGTGATTTTTGCTGAAAACCAACTAATTGTTAATGATTTTTATAATGATAGCCTGAGTAAGGAAGGCGGGCTTCAGAAGGGAGACGCAATCACCGGAATCAATGGTGAGAGTGTAGAAAACATAATTAAAAACAGATTGAAATATACGCCGGCTTCCAATTATCCGACCCAATTAAGAAATATAGCCTACAATATTTTAAAAAGTAATTCCGGCAAAATTGAACTTACTATCTCAAGAAACGGAAATACAGAAGCAAAAACAATAAAGACTTATACTTCCAAAGAGCTTAACTACAAAAAGCAGGAAAAAGAATTCTTCAAAATGCTGGACAACAACGTTGCGTATGTTTATATGGGAAGCGTAGATTCTAAAAAGCTTGATGAAGTTTTTGGCCAGATAAAAAACACAAAAGGTCTTGTAATTGATTTCAGAAATTACCCTTCTGATTTCGTGACCGTTAAAATGGGAAAACTGTTAAAACAAAATTCTACGGAATTTGTAAAATTTACCAACACCGACAACAGCCAGCCCGGACTTTTCACTTTTACATCCAGCCAGAAAATTCCGGGAAGCGGAAACAATTATTACAAAGGGAAAATTGCTATTTTAATTAATGAAATCACGCAGAGCAGTGCAGAATACCATACGATGGCTTTCAGGACCGCACCGAATTCTAAAGTTTTCGGTTCGATAACTGCAGGAGCCGACGGGAATGTTTCGGATATCGTGCTTCCCGGAAATATTTCAACCATGATCAGCGGAATCGGCGTGTATTACCCAGACGGCACAGAAACCCAGAGAATAGGAATTGTGCCCGACGTGGAGGTAAAACCAACTGTTGACGGAATTAAAAACAATAGGGATGAAGTGCTGGAAAAAGCGGTGGATTGGATTGAAGAATAA
- a CDS encoding DUF2480 family protein codes for MSEEFEIRNKIAESGLINFDLTDLVPKGIRKGIDLKDFLFMEMILKEKDFREKVAVIDVEEYRDAYVYIYNSADAIVPLWAYFLITAKLTGVTKKIVFGNREDLEVLLMHNAVQNHDFEEMRGKRVLVKGCSDKEIPENAYIELVEQLQPIVKSLMFGEACSNVPILKN; via the coding sequence ATGTCAGAAGAATTTGAAATACGGAATAAAATTGCAGAAAGCGGCCTTATCAATTTTGACCTCACCGACCTGGTTCCGAAAGGCATAAGAAAAGGTATTGACCTGAAGGATTTTCTTTTTATGGAAATGATTCTAAAAGAAAAGGATTTCCGTGAAAAAGTAGCGGTAATTGATGTGGAAGAGTACAGGGATGCTTATGTCTATATTTACAATTCCGCAGATGCCATCGTCCCGCTCTGGGCATATTTTTTAATCACGGCAAAACTTACGGGCGTCACGAAAAAGATTGTTTTCGGGAACCGTGAAGATCTGGAAGTACTTTTAATGCACAATGCCGTTCAGAACCATGACTTTGAAGAAATGAGAGGAAAACGGGTACTGGTAAAAGGCTGTTCAGACAAGGAAATCCCTGAGAATGCGTATATTGAACTCGTGGAACAGCTGCAGCCCATTGTTAAGTCACTGATGTTCGGTGAAGCATGTTCCAATGTCCCGATCCTTAAAAATTAG
- a CDS encoding DUF937 domain-containing protein, translating into MSLIDLLTGNTGSQVADKAGQKFGISKNQIIALLAVAAPLIISYLRKKSQDSKEAESLNNALDKDHDGSILDDVSQADARQDEGGSILNHIFGSDKQNVENKLSQNTGISIDKIGPVLSMLAPIIMGYIGREKQQNNVGAGGLGDLLGGILGGAQNQAQQQSSPLNDILGSVLGKNDSQSSGSGSPLNDILGNILGRGDQKKQQSGGGLGDILGSFLGGK; encoded by the coding sequence ATGAGTTTAATCGATCTACTTACCGGAAATACAGGAAGCCAGGTGGCTGATAAAGCCGGACAGAAATTCGGGATCAGCAAAAACCAGATTATTGCTTTACTTGCAGTGGCAGCACCGCTGATCATCTCTTATTTACGTAAAAAATCACAGGATTCCAAAGAAGCAGAATCCCTGAATAATGCACTTGATAAAGATCATGACGGAAGTATTCTGGATGATGTTTCCCAGGCAGATGCGCGGCAGGATGAAGGCGGGTCTATTCTGAATCACATATTCGGAAGTGACAAACAGAATGTGGAAAATAAGCTTTCCCAGAATACAGGAATTTCCATTGATAAGATCGGGCCTGTTTTATCGATGCTTGCCCCAATCATTATGGGATACATCGGCCGGGAAAAACAGCAGAACAATGTAGGAGCGGGAGGTTTGGGAGACCTTCTGGGAGGAATTTTAGGAGGTGCACAAAATCAGGCGCAGCAACAGTCCAGTCCGTTAAATGACATTTTAGGAAGCGTCCTCGGTAAAAATGATTCTCAGTCATCAGGCAGCGGAAGTCCATTAAATGATATTCTGGGGAATATTTTAGGCAGAGGAGATCAGAAAAAACAGCAAAGCGGAGGCGGATTGGGGGATATTCTCGGAAGTTTTCTGGGTGGGAAATAA
- a CDS encoding helix-turn-helix transcriptional regulator — MPIIINVDVMLAKRKMQSQELAEKIGITQANLSILKTGKAKAVKLSTLEAICKALDCQPGDILEYKP; from the coding sequence ATGCCAATAATAATCAATGTAGACGTCATGCTGGCGAAAAGGAAAATGCAGTCTCAGGAACTCGCGGAGAAAATAGGCATCACCCAGGCCAATCTTTCCATCCTTAAAACAGGAAAGGCAAAAGCGGTAAAACTCTCAACACTGGAAGCCATCTGCAAAGCGCTGGATTGCCAGCCGGGAGATATATTGGAATATAAACCTTAA
- a CDS encoding 30S ribosomal protein THX: MGKGDKKSRRGKINNGSYGKRRLRKASKPVTASASEEKEKS; the protein is encoded by the coding sequence ATGGGAAAAGGAGATAAAAAATCCAGAAGAGGTAAGATCAACAACGGAAGCTATGGAAAAAGAAGACTGAGAAAAGCTTCAAAACCGGTAACGGCTTCGGCTTCAGAGGAGAAAGAAAAAAGCTGA
- a CDS encoding fumarate reductase/succinate dehydrogenase flavoprotein subunit — protein sequence MSKLDSKIPAGPLKDKWKNHKDHMNLVAPNNRDKIDIIVVGTGLAGGSAAATLAEQGYNVKAFCYQDSPRRAHSIAAQGGINAAKNYQGDGDSTYRLFYDTIKGGDYRAREANVYRLAEVSANIIDQCVAQGVPFGREYGGQLDNRSFGGVQVKRTFYAKGQTGQQLLLGAYSAMSRQIGKGRIKMYNRHEMMDLVIVDGKARGIIARNLVTGEIERHSAHAVVIASGGYGNVYFLSTNAMGSNVSAAWKIHKKGAYFANPCYVQIHPTCIPVHGTQQSKLTLMSESLRNSGRIWVPKKVEDSVAIREGKLRPENIKEEDRDYYLERRYPAFGNLVPRDVASRAAKERCDSGFGIESNDTQEGVYLDFSTEIMKKGRESAIEKHITNPTDQQLYDLGKSWVEEKYGNLFVMYEKITADDPYKTPMKIYPAVHYTMGGVWVDYNLQSTIPGCFVIGEANFSDHGANRLGASALMQGLADGYFVLPYTIADYLSADIRTGTVPTTSASFDEAEKAIKEKVDFFLNNKGTHSVDHFHKQLGHIMWNKVGMGRTPEGLREAIREIEAVRTDFWKNVKVPGDNDGMNTELEKAFRVADFLELGQLMAIDALHRNESCGGHFREDHSTPDGEAERDDVNFKYVGIWEYQGNDINTEVLHKEDLIYDNIEVKTRSYK from the coding sequence ATGAGTAAATTAGATTCAAAAATTCCGGCAGGTCCTTTAAAGGATAAGTGGAAAAATCATAAAGACCATATGAACCTTGTTGCCCCTAACAACAGAGACAAGATTGATATTATTGTTGTGGGTACAGGCTTGGCAGGAGGTTCTGCAGCAGCTACCCTGGCTGAGCAGGGATATAATGTAAAGGCATTCTGTTATCAGGATTCTCCGAGAAGAGCACATTCTATTGCCGCTCAGGGAGGTATTAATGCCGCCAAGAATTATCAGGGAGACGGTGACTCTACTTACAGATTGTTTTACGATACGATCAAAGGGGGAGATTACAGGGCAAGAGAGGCCAACGTATACAGACTGGCTGAAGTTTCTGCCAATATTATTGACCAGTGTGTCGCTCAGGGTGTTCCTTTCGGAAGAGAATACGGAGGTCAGCTGGATAACCGTTCATTCGGTGGGGTTCAGGTAAAAAGAACGTTCTACGCAAAAGGGCAGACCGGACAGCAGTTACTGTTAGGTGCTTATTCTGCCATGAGCCGCCAGATCGGTAAAGGAAGGATCAAAATGTACAACCGTCATGAAATGATGGATCTTGTTATCGTTGACGGAAAAGCAAGAGGAATTATCGCAAGGAACCTGGTGACGGGTGAAATTGAAAGACATTCCGCACACGCTGTCGTTATTGCTTCCGGAGGATATGGAAACGTATATTTCCTTTCTACCAATGCCATGGGATCCAATGTTTCCGCAGCATGGAAAATCCATAAAAAAGGAGCTTACTTTGCAAATCCTTGTTACGTACAGATTCACCCGACGTGTATTCCGGTTCACGGAACACAGCAGTCCAAACTGACGCTGATGTCCGAATCTTTAAGAAACTCCGGAAGAATCTGGGTTCCTAAGAAAGTTGAAGATTCTGTAGCAATCAGAGAAGGCAAGCTGAGACCTGAAAATATCAAAGAAGAAGACAGGGATTATTATCTGGAGAGAAGATATCCTGCATTCGGTAACCTTGTTCCCAGGGACGTTGCTTCAAGAGCAGCCAAGGAAAGATGCGACTCTGGTTTCGGAATTGAAAGTAATGATACCCAGGAAGGGGTTTACCTTGATTTCTCAACGGAGATCATGAAAAAAGGTAGAGAATCCGCTATTGAAAAACATATCACTAACCCTACAGACCAACAGCTTTATGATCTTGGTAAAAGCTGGGTAGAAGAAAAGTACGGTAACCTGTTCGTAATGTATGAGAAGATTACGGCGGATGATCCTTACAAAACACCGATGAAAATTTATCCTGCGGTTCACTACACAATGGGTGGCGTTTGGGTGGATTATAACCTTCAGTCTACCATTCCGGGATGTTTTGTGATCGGGGAAGCCAATTTCTCAGATCACGGTGCGAACCGACTCGGAGCTTCTGCTTTGATGCAGGGTCTTGCTGACGGATATTTCGTGCTTCCTTATACCATTGCAGATTACCTTTCTGCAGATATCAGAACAGGAACGGTTCCTACCACTTCGGCATCATTTGATGAAGCTGAAAAAGCAATTAAAGAAAAAGTTGATTTCTTCTTAAATAATAAAGGTACCCATTCAGTAGACCATTTCCATAAGCAGTTAGGACACATTATGTGGAATAAAGTAGGGATGGGAAGAACGCCTGAAGGACTGAGAGAAGCCATCAGAGAAATTGAAGCCGTAAGAACCGACTTCTGGAAAAATGTAAAAGTGCCCGGTGATAATGACGGCATGAATACGGAGCTTGAAAAAGCCTTCAGGGTAGCAGACTTCCTGGAATTGGGCCAATTGATGGCAATTGATGCCTTGCACAGGAATGAATCCTGCGGAGGCCATTTCCGTGAAGACCATTCTACTCCGGACGGTGAAGCTGAAAGAGACGACGTGAACTTCAAATATGTTGGAATCTGGGAATACCAAGGGAATGATATAAATACGGAAGTGTTGCATAAAGAAGACCTGATCTATGACAACATTGAGGTGAAAACGAGAAGCTACAAATAA
- the lpxB gene encoding lipid-A-disaccharide synthase, translated as MKYYIIAGEASGDLHGSNLMKALKQKDPNAEFRFWGGDLMAAQGGTLVKHYRDLAFMGFLEVAMNLKTILNNIKFCKEDIRNHRPDVLILVDYPGFNLRIAKFARELGIRIVYYISPQLWAWKESRVEIIKKYVHEMMVILPFEKDFYNKHGVHSHFVGHPLLDAISTLEDIETDYFKADNDLNEKEIIALLPGSRKQEVEKMLEIMLSVRPYFKEYQFVIAGAPGLLKDFYEKYTDDNVHFVSNKTYDLLRCSKAALVTSGTATLETALLNVPEVVCYRGSRISYAIAKRLVKNIKYISLVNLIMDREVVKELIQNELNTSNLVSELKKILETERRFEVLKDYERLREKLGGKGASENAAEIILKA; from the coding sequence ATGAAATATTATATTATTGCAGGAGAAGCTTCCGGAGACCTTCACGGGAGCAATTTAATGAAAGCTTTAAAGCAGAAAGATCCGAATGCTGAGTTCAGGTTCTGGGGTGGCGACCTTATGGCTGCACAGGGCGGAACTCTGGTAAAGCATTACCGGGATCTTGCCTTTATGGGGTTTCTGGAAGTAGCCATGAACCTGAAGACAATTCTGAATAATATTAAATTCTGTAAGGAAGACATAAGAAACCACCGGCCGGATGTTTTGATTTTGGTTGATTATCCCGGATTTAACCTGAGAATTGCAAAATTTGCCAGGGAACTGGGAATAAGAATAGTGTATTATATCTCTCCACAGCTCTGGGCTTGGAAAGAGAGCAGGGTGGAAATCATTAAGAAATATGTGCATGAAATGATGGTGATCCTTCCTTTTGAAAAAGATTTCTACAATAAGCACGGCGTTCATTCGCATTTTGTAGGCCATCCGCTGCTGGATGCTATTTCGACCCTTGAAGATATTGAAACCGATTATTTTAAAGCAGACAATGATTTAAATGAGAAGGAAATTATCGCTTTGCTGCCGGGATCCCGGAAACAGGAAGTCGAAAAAATGCTGGAGATCATGCTGTCTGTAAGGCCTTACTTTAAAGAATATCAGTTTGTTATTGCCGGTGCACCCGGCCTTCTGAAAGATTTCTATGAAAAATATACTGATGACAATGTCCATTTTGTATCCAATAAAACCTATGATCTGCTGAGGTGTTCAAAAGCAGCCCTGGTAACGTCCGGAACGGCAACTTTGGAAACTGCTTTACTGAATGTCCCTGAAGTGGTCTGCTACCGCGGAAGCAGGATTTCTTATGCCATCGCCAAACGTCTGGTTAAAAATATCAAATACATTTCCCTGGTAAACCTGATTATGGACCGTGAAGTGGTGAAAGAGCTTATTCAGAATGAATTGAATACAAGTAATCTGGTAAGCGAATTAAAAAAGATTCTGGAAACTGAAAGACGTTTCGAGGTTTTAAAAGATTATGAACGGTTAAGGGAAAAGCTTGGCGGTAAGGGAGCGAGTGAAAACGCAGCTGAGATCATTTTGAAAGCTTAA
- a CDS encoding succinate dehydrogenase cytochrome b subunit yields MAGLTSSTIGRKYAMALSAIFLLIFLVMHLTVNLLSVVGEDAYNNASQFMGYNPLIQFVMQPVLVFAVIFHFVMGFVLEIKNQKARPVKYESNNPSHNSSWMSRNMIISGGVVLAFIFLHMYDFWFHEMNYKYVDGLPVEESRFWGDLHAKFEDAWRVIIYVISFILLGLHLAHGFQSSFQSIGARHPKYTPVIKAFGKWYSILIPAGFIFIAVYHFVTQ; encoded by the coding sequence ATGGCAGGTTTAACAAGTTCTACGATAGGTAGAAAGTATGCTATGGCATTGTCGGCAATTTTTTTGCTGATATTTCTGGTGATGCACCTTACTGTAAACCTTTTGTCGGTTGTTGGTGAGGATGCTTACAATAATGCTTCGCAGTTTATGGGGTATAACCCACTTATTCAATTTGTAATGCAGCCGGTTCTGGTATTTGCTGTTATTTTCCATTTCGTGATGGGGTTTGTTTTGGAAATTAAAAACCAAAAAGCGCGTCCTGTTAAATATGAGTCAAACAATCCTTCTCACAATTCCAGCTGGATGTCAAGAAACATGATTATTTCCGGCGGTGTGGTCCTGGCTTTTATTTTTCTTCATATGTATGACTTCTGGTTTCACGAGATGAATTACAAATATGTAGACGGATTGCCGGTTGAGGAATCACGTTTCTGGGGAGACCTTCATGCAAAGTTTGAAGATGCCTGGAGGGTGATTATCTATGTAATTTCTTTTATTCTTTTAGGATTGCACTTAGCTCACGGTTTCCAGTCTTCATTCCAGTCAATCGGGGCGAGGCATCCGAAATATACTCCGGTAATCAAAGCATTTGGAAAATGGTATTCTATCCTGATTCCGGCAGGTTTTATTTTTATCGCGGTTTATCATTTTGTAACTCAATAA
- a CDS encoding DUF2975 domain-containing protein yields the protein MVLETENSTEGILLAFMGLLSVCFILITVSKIIIELSQDNFFTEKAVQNFKVLGFGLLAFGIIHLTIDLLTSSYTFDLTPPFLFIITGFIFIFLKEIFAKGRKMQEENDLTI from the coding sequence ATGGTATTAGAGACCGAAAATTCTACTGAAGGGATTTTATTGGCTTTCATGGGCCTGCTTTCGGTATGCTTTATACTGATTACCGTTTCAAAAATAATCATTGAGCTTTCACAGGATAATTTTTTCACAGAGAAGGCGGTTCAGAATTTCAAGGTTCTGGGATTCGGTTTGCTGGCTTTCGGAATTATTCATTTGACAATAGATTTACTGACTTCGTCATATACTTTTGATCTCACGCCTCCTTTTCTGTTTATCATTACCGGCTTTATCTTCATTTTTCTGAAAGAAATTTTCGCAAAAGGAAGAAAAATGCAGGAAGAAAACGATTTAACCATATAA
- a CDS encoding ankyrin repeat domain-containing protein produces the protein MKKLFLAASVIAFSLFSAQELTNEQKHMVKYDDLTQFSSLVSKENINTCYQNENNSYSLLALSIKMNSKQVFQKLIAEKADLEKICDGKTPLMFAAKYGNLEFAKKLLENGAKKETRTDKGYSALDYARKYEKAELVKLLE, from the coding sequence ATGAAAAAATTATTTTTAGCAGCATCAGTAATCGCATTCAGCCTTTTCTCTGCGCAGGAACTGACTAATGAGCAAAAACATATGGTGAAGTATGATGACTTAACACAATTTTCATCTCTTGTAAGCAAAGAAAACATAAACACCTGCTATCAGAATGAAAACAATTCCTACTCATTGCTGGCATTGTCGATTAAAATGAACAGTAAACAGGTTTTCCAGAAGTTAATTGCAGAGAAAGCCGATCTGGAAAAAATATGCGACGGAAAAACACCTTTAATGTTTGCCGCGAAATACGGAAATTTAGAATTTGCAAAAAAGCTTCTGGAAAACGGAGCGAAAAAAGAGACCAGAACGGATAAAGGGTACAGTGCATTAGACTACGCCAGAAAATATGAAAAAGCTGAGCTTGTCAAGCTTTTAGAATAA